CTTCCCATTTTATTCAGCTTTTGCTATTCGTTCTGCTAGTTGTTCATCATGGATTCGTTGATGAAGAGATTTATTGTAACTCCAACCTTCCATGTAAAGTTTTAGGACCTGTTGTGTTGTTGTGTAATTTAATTTAGAGTTACATAAAAACGCGAAGGCAAGAAAATTAAATCACCAAAAACTTACATCCTTCGTATTTTCATCATCAACTGCACGAAGATTGCCTGTCACAGCAATTCCATCTTCATCAACTTAAACAATATTGATTGGAAAATAAGTAATTGTTCCATTATATGAAATGCAGTCAGTCGAATTTTATAATAATGTCTTACATtacacaatgtcttccatacACAAAGTCTATCGAACTCAACATTCTCGAAGTCACCAGCTTCAGTTTGCAAAATATGAATAATTCCATGATGCTGCTCAAGAAATACAGCAAagtataagaaaaaaaatacggacATGCAAAACCTTCATGAACATCAAAATGTAGATAAAATACATACCAAGCCCAGCAGCTTAAACTCTCCGTTTCTGTATAAAACGGCAAACTTCTGGTTGTTTAGAATCATGTGGTCACGGATACATGAGATCctacaaaattttaaaaagtaaaaaatagAAACTATAAAACTTTCTTGGTTTATTATATGAGCAGCACAATCATACCCATAAGAGTTCAATTGTTTATCTGTCATCTCCACAAATTCTCTAATCAACAACCctataaaaaggaaaattaacACTATATTGCAACAACAAATGATAACATTTACAGGAAGAAAtctggataaaaaaaaatctcacatTGTTCTAAATCAGTAGCTTTAGCTCCAGGTAACGGTTCTATCGTACACAATTCAAGAATGCTTGAATATGCACACCCATGAAGGGCACTTGCTTTCTTAGGATCCTAAGACGTATGAAAATACAACATTAAAACCAGATTATAATTGATGGATAAATATCTATATTCCTAATATTTAAAAACACCATACCATAAGACAACCATGAAAAAGTGGAATATCCAAGACCTTGATAATTTCTAACACTGCTGCTGTTGTGCCAAACCCATCAATGCTGCATGGCAAAGCCCAAAACAGATCAAGTTAGCTAGTTAGCGATAGCTTTATGCACGCCCACCCAAATTTAGTAACTAGCTACAAGCATTAGCATACCTGTTCAAGTACGGATCCAGATCGATTTGTGTTGCTAACATTGGTAGTACAGTTGACTCTTGATTCCAGCTCGTATTGTCCTCAGGACTCCATCCATCAACTGAATCCAATAAATTCTGAATTGTTTCGAGAAGATCTTTCTCATAAATTAATTGCTCCCAATTGTTCTCAATGCAGAGATTCCGATGCAAACTGAGGTAATTGATCACTGCAACAAGTGGGAATGTCCCGTCAGGATGGTCAcagacaattttttttgtctttccaTCTGATTTGATATTTACTATCTTATACTCAGCCATGATTTCAATCCTACAAGATTATACCATTGAATCAAAACAGAAATACTTGAGAACAGTATATCatagcaaagaaaaaaaatatattagcaTGAACGAGGCCACAAAAATATCTTGGGTATCCCATATAATTAACATGAATCATTTGGAAATTATCAAATGAAAGAGATTATGCAGGTGGGCTTTAAATGCTCTTAAGTTACATAATACTTGGGACTTCATAATTCTGTATCCAGCCTAGACGGGCCCTGATCACCTTTTTATCTATGTTGCCTTAAATGCATCCCATAAAACATCTTTATTAACTCAATCGAGAAGGTTGGTTTATTTTGCCTTTTATACCAGGGCTTCCACAACTCTATTAATAAGGCATCCCATAAAAACAACTCTATTATCCCACAATCCAGAAGGCTGGTTTAGTTTGCCTTTTATACCTGGGCTTTCACAACTCTATTAATAAGGCATCCCATAAAAACAACTCTATTATCCCACAACATAGAAGGCTGGTTTATTTTGCCTTTTATACCTGGGCTTTCACAACTCTATAAATAAGGCAAAAGTCCATGTATGTAACTTAAGAGCTTTTATTATGGACAAGGAAAAGACAGACATTCTACCATGTTTCTAAAAAGAGATAGCACAaccaaattcaaaaaaaaaactacaaaaaACCAACTGCATCTTACAGGGCATCTATAAATCTACCAGTACAAACGTCCATTCCAAACAATTTTCAGCTACATAAAAATGTCTTAACCCCTAAACAGTAACAAACTGATGAAATCAGTCCCTAGCAATTACAGGTTTGTAAGGGGATTCAGGGTCTAAATGACTGAAGTAGCAAACCTAGAGGTACATATGTGCATGTGGCCAACATTACAACATGAAAGGAAAATCCACTCCATTCTAAAACTTCCCCAATGACCTGTACTACTCAGCTACCCCCATTCAATCTTCTACAAATTTACAAACCAACATGCTAAAATTACCTCTTCAATGATCTTAACTGCCACACGATGATGAAGTCACCCAATGCCCCAAAAGGCTTCAGTCTCTGAAAAGTCTTACCACATCAAACATCCAATGGACTGTTAGGACTCAAGTTATGGACACTACAAGTTGGAAGCACATAAAGgatcatatatatattcagTAACCACTTGAATGCCGACTGAAATATTAACAATCAAGTTTCAGAGAAAACTGAAACTGAAATTAATATGAGCAATACACAGCTGAGCATATTTTACTCACATTGAAATCTCATGATGATATAACAAACCGACCAACGTGGATTGCTCAGATGAAACCTCTCCTCAACCTGCGACATGCGACTCGACACACACGGTACGCATCCTCCCATAGCACAGATGCCACGCAGCTACACAACATTCGTATCACCAGGGATGCATCATTGGACACACACGAGGCCACCTTCGCAAAGTCAACCCAGCACTTCTACCTCTCATGAGAGATCCAACACTAGCGACAGCCACCTCGCCCCTGGCAGCGAGTGCATGGATCATCAACTCACCAGCACAACAGGCGCCACCCGAGACGCAACACCTCCTCTATCCACGATGCACCTTCCCAGATGAGTACGTACGGCATCTGACAGGAGCGGCACACCTTTGGCCCATCCACATGACCAAAGACGCGCCACTGGAGGACTGGGACACCTTCAGTCGGTGTCTCGCACGCAACTTCGGACCGCCCATCAACGGCGACTTTACCGGCGATCTGGCGCCACCCCGACAGGCCAACGCCCCGTACGACTACATCTACGCTTTTGAGTTCGCCAACGGACACAACGCCATGGACGACTCGGCTATGATGGCCGGGACGCCTCCAGGGCCGATCCAGCCGGCTCCCCCGATCCTCGACGATATCGACGCCCCCGTCCCCTACGAGGTCTTCAACGAGCTCCGACTTGCGAGctccgccgacgacgacatgATGAGCGTGCCACACGCACAGGTGTTCGACCGTGCCAACCTCGTCGCTACCCCAGAGGCTCTCGTCTGGCCGAGCCTCGCCAGCACCGTCGAGCTCCAGGCGGGAGCATCGGCCTGGAAGCCGCTCGAGGCGGTTGCCCGACGTCCTCGCCACCGGTGCAAGCCTCCCTGGCGAGCATCTTGCTAATGGAAGAGCTACCACATAGCTTCTTGCCATTAGAGAATAAATatttaggaaaaaaatagattGAGATATATTAGGAAAAGAATTCAGGATTTGCTTTGTAAAAGGTATTCCAATCTATAAGGAAACCTTTAGAGATTGCTTAGTGTGCAAGGCAATATTATTtaggaaataaaataaaaggaaatagGAATTAGATTGCTTAGAAGCCATGTCTCCTCGGGACTATAAATACAAGGGGATCTGTAATCATTTGGAATTAAGAAAGAAATAATCAAAGGGGTAAAACCCTCAGCTCTCAAGCCTTcaagctctctctctctcagcctcgcgcgccaccgccgccccatCACCACCGTGCGCACGCATGCGTGCCCCAGCTCACGCATGCCGCCGCCCCAGCGCCGCCTTTCACCGCTGATCACCACCCACCGCCGCCCTCACAGTCACCGGAGCCCGTCCGGACTGTGACAGTAACGTGCCTATTGAGATTGATGGAGTGTTTAGGTGTCTAGTCTGTGAACTCTAATTTCTGCATTCATAAAGTCGGCAGTAGTCTCATTTATGTGACCACCAGCGCATTCGTCTTCCGCAGCCCACTGTCGCCGCCTCTCTCCTCATCTGGCTAACTAATGGGGCATTAGTTAGTCAGTCCCATGTGTCTTGGGTTGAGCATGCATTTATCTGATTCTTAATATAGGTTTCTTATGAATGTCTTCCATCATGAAAAAACATATTGGTGATATTTGTCAATCTGTGGATTTATAGTCAAGTTGAGCATGCCCTGACCAAGCGGGATTTGTCAATCTCTGTGTATTTAGTCcagttggtggtggtggtccaTAACTGCCTGCTTCCGACGTCATCGGCATGCTAAATGAACTCTGACATCATTTGTTTAGATTTGATTACCCCAAATTGGAACccaattttgttgttgattATTTTCAATTTAACTATGTCTTATTTCTTTTCAATTAAGCTTCATTTTTTCCATACTTGTTTTATTCTTTCTGTCACATGTTAGCATTTAGCTTGGTTATCTTCCTTTGTTAATATTCTATTCATGCCTATCTCCAGGAGAGTGTGGTTGGTCCCGATCAACAACTGCAACAACAATTTTTATGCGTACTGTTCAGTAGCAACTCTGATTGTCCTTTTTTTATCTTCAGGTCAACAATAGCAGCACCACTTTTACAGTTCTGCAGGTCGATTAATACAACCTGGAGATCATCAGGTTTTCAGCTTCCACCAGTCTccttattttctgttttcaatTTGTGTAGTGCCCATTTCATGCTATCGACTCTTAGctgcatgtgtttttttacGAAATATTCATTCTTAACCCattgatttgttttgtttaaaatATTGCAGCTAACCTGTGTGTTTGAGTAGGTTAGGGATTTGTCTGGCTTTGTGTTGTCTAGTCATGCTTGGGCCAGATAGGTAGAGCTCTGCCTACTGCATTTGTGCATGAATGATGTCTTTTTGAATTCAGTTTCAGTTGCATTATTGTGTGAAATAATATGTAGATTATACatatttttaatttccttTTGCTGGAACTTGGTAGTGTAACCTGCAGTCAGCATTCTTTATTTATTGTTGACAGAAAAATGTTAGATAACAAATATTTGACCATTTTTTCGTTGTTAATTTGGTTCACATCCGTATGGTATAGTCTTTTATTCTCTTGTTTTATCTCTTAAGTGTAGGTATATACCCCGGATCTCCTTGTTAC
This is a stretch of genomic DNA from Brachypodium distachyon strain Bd21 chromosome 1, Brachypodium_distachyon_v3.0, whole genome shotgun sequence. It encodes these proteins:
- the LOC104581917 gene encoding ubiquitin carboxyl-terminal hydrolase MINDY-1-like, coding for MAEYKIVNIKSDGKTKKIVCDHPDGTFPLVAVINYLSLHRNLCIENNWEQLIYEKDLLETIQNLLDSVDGWSPEDNTSWNQESTVLPMLATQIDLDPYLNSIDGFGTTAAVLEIIKVLDIPLFHGCLMDPKKASALHGCAYSSILELCTIEPLPGAKATDLEQWLLIREFVEMTDKQLNSYGISCIRDHMILNNQKFAVLYRNGEFKLLGLHHGIIHILQTEAGDFENVEFDRLCVWKTLFDEDGIAVTGNLRAVDDENTKD